CATTCCGCACTTGGGGAACTTCTTCATCATCGCCGCCGGGTGTTTGCTCCCGTGGCACTGCTGGCACTCGGGGACCGCCTTGTGCCGGTTCTCGTGGCACTTCACGCACGCCACGCTCTTGTGTTTCGTCTCGGTGGCGGACAAAAGCGCCAGCGCCTGCTTGTGGCACGCGCCGCAATCCTTGTTCGGGACGTCCGCCCCGTATGCCACCGCCTTCGGGCGGTGCGCCTTGTGGCACTTCTTGCAGTCTCCCTGCGCCATGTCGGCCGAGTGCGGCCGGTGGCACTTCACGCAATCCGGCACCTTCCGGTGGACGTCGTGGCAATTCGTGCAGAACTGTCCGGAATGCCGGCTCGGGTTCTCCTTCAGCTGCCTGGACTGGTCGGTGTGGCAGGTGAGGCACGGCTCCGTGGTCTTCGGGGCGAGGACCAGGCTCTGCACCGGCTTGTGCGGGTTCCTGTGGCACTCGAGGCAGCTCTTCAGGCCGTAGTGCGGTTTCCCCTCGTGGCACTGGGCGCATTTGGGGATGTTGCTCTTCGAGGCGGGCCGGTGCCCCGCGTGGCAATCGAGGCAGGTGACGTCGGACTTGTGCTTTCCTCCGCCTTCCGCCACGTCCGCCGGCGGCGCCTCGTGGCACTTGACGCAGTCCTCGGGCAAAAGCGCGGCCCTGGCCGCCGCGTCCGGCGCGCACACCGCGAAACCGCCGGCCGCGAGGATCGCCAGCACGATGATCCACATTCCCCTCGACGCTCTCATCCTTCCTCCTCGATGCGGGTATGGTGTTCCGTACCTTGCGATCCGCTCACTTCCCCTTCAGGAACTGCTCCATGAAGCCGGCAAGCGTGTCGACCCACTCGTAGGACACGGCGTTGTACTCGGAGACCCGGATGCCGCCCACTGAACGGTGGCCTTTGAGCCCCACCATCCCGAGCTTTTTCGCCTCGGCGATGAACTGCTCCTCGAGCTCGGGGGTAGGAAGCCGGAAGACCACGTTCATGACGGACCGGCTCTGCAACTCGACCGGCGACCGGTAGAACTGCGCGTTCCGGTCGATGACACCGTAGAGCCTGGCCGCCTTCTTCCGGTTCGCCGCCTCGACCGCCGCGAGGCCGCCCTGTCCCTTGAGCCAGGAGAGGACATTGCGGACCATGTAGACGCCGAAGGTCGGGGGGGTGTTGTAGAGCGACTTGTTCTCGGCGTGCGTCCGGAACTGGAAGATCTTCGGGATGTCCTTCCTCCCCTTCTCCACCAGCTCCTTCGACACGATCACCATCACGACGCCCGACGGGCCGATGTTCTTCTGGGCCCCGGCGTACACCAACCCGAACTTCGTCACGTCGAACGGCCTCCAGAGGAAGTCGCTGGACATGTCGGCGACCAGGGGGACCGCCCCGGTGTCGGGAAACGCGCGGGAGCCGTCCACGTTGAACTCCACCCCGTGGATGGTTTCATTGGACGTGAGGTGCAGGTACGCCGCTCCGGGGTCGACCTGCACCTCGGAGGGCGCGGGAACGCGGGTGTACTTCTTCTCCTTGCCTTCCCCCACGCCGATGCTCTGGACGGACACGGAGGCGCCGAACATCGCCGCGACCGCCTTCGCCTCGCCC
The window above is part of the Deltaproteobacteria bacterium genome. Proteins encoded here:
- a CDS encoding cytochrome C — protein: MRASRGMWIIVLAILAAGGFAVCAPDAAARAALLPEDCVKCHEAPPADVAEGGGKHKSDVTCLDCHAGHRPASKSNIPKCAQCHEGKPHYGLKSCLECHRNPHKPVQSLVLAPKTTEPCLTCHTDQSRQLKENPSRHSGQFCTNCHDVHRKVPDCVKCHRPHSADMAQGDCKKCHKAHRPKAVAYGADVPNKDCGACHKQALALLSATETKHKSVACVKCHENRHKAVPECQQCHGSKHPAAMMKKFPKCGM
- the serC gene encoding 3-phosphoserine/phosphohydroxythreonine transaminase, encoding MSRKINFNAGPAALPLPALTRARDEFLDFAGSGMSVMEHSHRGKEYEAVHDEAIALVRELLGVPSSYEVLLLQGGATTLFAQIPMNLLDKGKGVQYLVTGAWGEKALGEAKAVAAMFGASVSVQSIGVGEGKEKKYTRVPAPSEVQVDPGAAYLHLTSNETIHGVEFNVDGSRAFPDTGAVPLVADMSSDFLWRPFDVTKFGLVYAGAQKNIGPSGVVMVIVSKELVEKGRKDIPKIFQFRTHAENKSLYNTPPTFGVYMVRNVLSWLKGQGGLAAVEAANRKKAARLYGVIDRNAQFYRSPVELQSRSVMNVVFRLPTPELEEQFIAEAKKLGMVGLKGHRSVGGIRVSEYNAVSYEWVDTLAGFMEQFLKGK